A region from the Paenarthrobacter aurescens genome encodes:
- a CDS encoding DUF349 domain-containing protein — MTDSQKSDETAVVANEEAVEATGTNGSGTPAAVQDAPANEATPAGEASPAGETTQANVAAPSEGENREEPAATAPAAPSSPRPAPSAAPSPAAFAARPKAPAAVVPAAPAVSAASLAEAAKWGRAEGDGHVFLTLDGEEIAVGQYPGVSTDEALGYFARKFDDVIAQVVLLEHRVESKAPATDMQKTVTHLREQLAERNMVGDIRAAEARLDALSAQIVELEKSEKAAHEAVRASELAAREAIVAEAEAIAGQDPAQIQWKTSSARMNELFETWKAAQKSGVRLGRSNEDALWKRFRSARTVFDRHRRAYFSQLDSNNSAAKSAKEALIAEAEALSTSTDWGFAAGEYRRLMDQWKTTPRASRKDDDALWGRFRAAQDVFFSNRQAANDQIDQEYTANLVVKEQLVAEAQALLPINDLNAAKKALQSIRDRWEEAGKVPRADMGRIEAGLRKVEDAVREAEEEKWRRSNPETKARTNSALSQLESAIAGLKEDLEKAEKAGDQRRIKAAREALEARQAWLDQIQRSASDLA; from the coding sequence GTGACAGACAGTCAGAAATCCGACGAAACAGCAGTAGTGGCCAACGAAGAAGCAGTTGAGGCAACCGGCACCAATGGTTCCGGCACGCCGGCTGCGGTGCAGGATGCTCCGGCGAACGAGGCTACTCCAGCTGGCGAAGCATCTCCGGCCGGCGAAACAACTCAGGCAAACGTGGCAGCGCCATCTGAGGGTGAAAACCGGGAGGAACCGGCGGCCACAGCTCCTGCAGCACCGTCCTCGCCCCGTCCCGCGCCGTCTGCAGCGCCGTCTCCTGCAGCTTTCGCGGCCCGTCCCAAGGCTCCGGCCGCCGTCGTCCCTGCCGCCCCGGCGGTTTCCGCAGCGTCCCTCGCTGAGGCAGCCAAATGGGGACGTGCTGAAGGTGACGGCCATGTATTCCTGACCCTTGACGGTGAAGAGATCGCCGTGGGCCAATACCCGGGCGTCAGCACCGACGAAGCACTTGGCTACTTTGCCCGGAAGTTCGACGACGTGATTGCCCAGGTAGTCCTCCTGGAACACCGGGTAGAGTCCAAGGCTCCTGCCACTGACATGCAGAAGACAGTCACCCACCTGCGTGAGCAACTTGCTGAACGCAACATGGTGGGAGACATCCGGGCTGCCGAGGCCCGCTTGGACGCATTGTCGGCCCAGATCGTTGAGCTGGAAAAGTCGGAAAAGGCTGCCCATGAGGCTGTGCGTGCCAGCGAACTCGCTGCACGCGAAGCAATTGTTGCTGAAGCTGAAGCCATTGCCGGCCAGGATCCTGCGCAGATTCAGTGGAAGACTTCCAGCGCACGAATGAACGAGCTGTTCGAAACCTGGAAGGCGGCGCAAAAGAGCGGAGTCAGGCTCGGCCGCAGCAACGAAGACGCGCTGTGGAAGCGCTTCCGTTCTGCTCGGACGGTATTTGACCGTCACCGCCGCGCGTACTTCTCCCAGTTGGACAGCAACAACTCCGCTGCAAAGTCCGCCAAGGAAGCCCTGATCGCAGAGGCCGAAGCGCTCTCCACCTCTACTGACTGGGGATTCGCAGCCGGCGAGTACCGCAGGCTGATGGACCAGTGGAAGACCACCCCGCGTGCAAGCCGTAAGGACGATGACGCACTCTGGGGCCGTTTCCGCGCCGCCCAGGACGTTTTCTTCAGCAACCGCCAGGCAGCCAATGACCAGATTGACCAGGAATACACGGCCAACCTGGTTGTGAAGGAACAGCTGGTGGCTGAGGCGCAGGCGCTGCTGCCCATCAACGATCTCAACGCCGCCAAGAAAGCCCTCCAGTCCATCAGGGACCGATGGGAAGAAGCCGGCAAGGTTCCCCGCGCCGACATGGGCAGGATCGAGGCCGGGCTTCGCAAGGTTGAAGATGCTGTCCGCGAAGCTGAGGAAGAGAAGTGGCGCCGGAGCAACCCGGAAACCAAGGCCCGCACCAACAGCGCCTTGTCACAGCTTGAGTCCGCAATCGCAGGCCTCAAGGAAGATCTGGAGAAGGCGGAAAAGGCCGGTGACCAGCGCCGCATTAAGGCTGCCCGCGAAGCCCTGGAAGCACGTCAGGCGTGGCTTGACCAGATCCAGCGCTCCGCCAGCGACCTCGCCTAG
- a CDS encoding bifunctional (p)ppGpp synthetase/guanosine-3',5'-bis(diphosphate) 3'-pyrophosphohydrolase, with protein sequence MEERATSAPPAGGDDSRKAVAGPVTSVPGRTAAAVPIDAPGARPTFPGRRERTRSRLARLTGRGIAPYSPILEPLLRTVRANNPKEDFDLIQRAFAVAEQSHQGQKRKSGDPYITHPVAVATILAELGMTGTTLAAALLHDTVEDTPYTLADLTRDFGPEVAMLVDGVTKLDKVSFGEAAQSETVRKMVVAMAKDIRVLMIKLADRLHNARTWRFVSAESSSRKARETLEIFAPLAHRLGMNTIKWELEDLSFAALYPKVYEEIVRMVGDRTPEREKSLSVIRNQIADDLRTARIKATITGRPKHYYSIYQKMIVRDKDFDDINDLMGVRVLVDSVRDCYAALGTLHSRWNPLPGRFKDYIAMPKFNMYQSLHTTVIGPGGKPVEIQIRTHEMHRRAEYGVAAHWKYKDQPNRTAQGPGSPRDGDMGWLRSLVDWQQETSDPGEFLDSLRYEINAREVFVFTPKGEVMALPAGSTPVDFAYAVHTEVGHRTIGARVNGKLVPLNSELNHGDWVEIFTSKAEGAGPSQDWQHFVKSARARNKIRQWFTKERREEAIERGKDMLTRAMRKQNLPLQRLMTHDALSAVAEDFHYVDISGLYAGVGDGHTSAQSVMEKLVEHLGGHETPDEDLDEVSIPTQVAKSKFSDSGVIVRGVGDVWVKLARCCTPVPPDPILGFVTRGSGVSVHRTDCTNVSGLRDQPDRIVEVEWAPTQSSVFLVEIQVEALDRKSLLSDVTRILSENHVNILAASVHTSSDRVAISKFAFEMGDPKYLHHVLNAVRRIDGVFDVYRTTGNRRRS encoded by the coding sequence GTGGAAGAACGTGCGACGTCGGCACCACCGGCGGGCGGGGATGACAGCCGCAAGGCTGTGGCAGGTCCGGTAACAAGCGTGCCCGGACGTACTGCAGCGGCGGTTCCAATCGATGCTCCCGGCGCGCGTCCCACCTTCCCCGGGCGGAGGGAACGCACCCGTTCCCGGCTTGCCCGCCTGACCGGCCGCGGGATAGCACCGTATTCGCCCATCCTGGAACCACTGCTGCGAACAGTGAGGGCGAATAACCCCAAAGAGGACTTCGATCTGATCCAGCGCGCTTTTGCGGTGGCAGAGCAGAGCCACCAGGGTCAGAAGCGCAAGAGCGGTGATCCCTACATCACCCACCCGGTGGCTGTGGCCACCATCCTGGCCGAGCTTGGCATGACCGGGACAACCCTGGCAGCTGCGCTGCTGCACGACACCGTGGAGGACACCCCCTATACGCTGGCTGACCTCACCCGGGACTTCGGCCCCGAAGTGGCCATGCTGGTAGATGGCGTCACCAAGCTGGACAAAGTCAGTTTTGGTGAAGCGGCGCAGTCGGAGACCGTGCGCAAAATGGTGGTTGCCATGGCCAAAGATATCCGCGTGCTGATGATCAAACTGGCGGACCGTCTCCATAACGCGCGCACGTGGCGCTTCGTTTCCGCGGAGTCTTCATCGCGCAAGGCCCGCGAAACGCTGGAAATCTTCGCACCCCTTGCCCATCGCCTGGGTATGAACACCATCAAATGGGAATTGGAAGACCTCTCCTTCGCGGCGCTCTATCCCAAGGTGTACGAAGAAATCGTACGGATGGTGGGTGACCGGACGCCTGAGCGGGAAAAGAGTTTGAGCGTCATCCGCAACCAGATCGCCGATGACCTTCGAACAGCGCGGATTAAGGCGACCATCACAGGCCGGCCCAAGCACTACTACTCGATTTACCAAAAGATGATCGTCCGGGACAAGGACTTTGACGACATCAACGACCTCATGGGCGTTCGGGTATTGGTTGATTCGGTGCGTGACTGTTATGCCGCACTGGGGACCCTGCATTCGCGATGGAACCCGCTTCCGGGCCGGTTCAAGGACTACATCGCCATGCCCAAGTTCAACATGTACCAGTCCCTGCACACCACAGTGATTGGCCCCGGCGGCAAGCCGGTGGAAATCCAAATCCGCACCCATGAGATGCACCGGCGTGCAGAGTACGGCGTCGCAGCCCACTGGAAGTACAAGGACCAGCCCAATCGCACCGCGCAGGGCCCCGGCAGCCCGCGTGATGGCGACATGGGCTGGTTGCGGTCGCTGGTTGACTGGCAACAGGAAACCTCCGATCCCGGAGAATTTCTGGACTCGCTTCGCTACGAGATCAACGCCCGGGAAGTTTTTGTTTTCACCCCCAAGGGCGAGGTCATGGCCCTTCCGGCCGGTTCTACGCCGGTGGACTTCGCCTACGCCGTCCATACGGAGGTTGGCCACAGGACCATTGGCGCCCGTGTCAACGGCAAACTGGTTCCTCTCAACAGCGAGCTGAACCACGGCGACTGGGTTGAGATCTTCACCTCCAAGGCAGAAGGAGCCGGGCCCAGCCAGGACTGGCAGCACTTTGTAAAGTCGGCTCGTGCCCGCAATAAGATCCGCCAGTGGTTCACCAAGGAACGCCGCGAGGAAGCGATAGAACGCGGCAAGGACATGCTGACCAGGGCCATGCGTAAGCAGAACCTGCCCCTGCAGCGTCTGATGACCCATGATGCCCTGTCTGCCGTGGCCGAAGACTTCCACTACGTTGACATCTCCGGGTTGTACGCCGGTGTGGGTGACGGCCACACCTCGGCCCAATCGGTCATGGAGAAGCTCGTTGAACACTTGGGCGGACACGAGACGCCCGACGAAGACCTCGATGAAGTCAGCATTCCCACCCAAGTGGCGAAGTCGAAGTTCTCGGACTCCGGCGTCATTGTCAGGGGTGTGGGCGATGTGTGGGTCAAACTGGCCAGATGCTGCACCCCGGTTCCGCCGGATCCCATTTTGGGGTTCGTCACCCGTGGTTCAGGAGTCTCCGTTCACCGTACCGACTGCACCAATGTCTCAGGGCTTCGTGACCAACCGGACAGAATTGTTGAAGTGGAATGGGCGCCCACCCAGTCAAGCGTCTTCCTGGTGGAGATCCAGGTGGAGGCCTTGGACCGGAAATCCCTTCTGTCCGATGTGACCCGCATCCTGTCCGAAAACCACGTCAACATCCTTGCGGCATCTGTTCACACTTCCAGTGACAGGGTGGCTATTTCGAAGTTCGCATTTGAGATGGGTGATCCTAAGTACCTGCACCACGTTCTGAACGCGGTCCGCCGGATCGACGGGGTTTTCGACGTCTATCGGACCACTGGAAACCGCAGGCGCAGTTAG
- the secF gene encoding protein translocase subunit SecF, with protein sequence MTTSFATFGHELYTGKRSYNFVNSKKIWFVIAAVAVALSILVPVAKGGFNLGIEFRGGSEFTVSNVSTTDAALGEKAVHDVVPGAIPRVANVAGNTMRIQTDQLTDDETNRIKDGLTSAYGVTENEVTSNFVGPTWGQDVTRQALIGLVVFVGLAAVLMALYFRTWKMSLSALVGMLVTMFTTAGVYALSDFEVTPSAIIGFLTVLSYSLYDTVVVFDKIRENTADISTSTRRTFSEEVNLAVNQTLVRSINTMMVAILPVAAILFIGAGLLGAGTLRDLSLALFVGILIGTAATIFIAAPLYAWLRQSEPELVKQAKKVAHRRNEAAVQA encoded by the coding sequence ATGACCACGAGCTTCGCAACCTTCGGCCATGAGCTCTACACGGGCAAGCGTTCGTACAACTTTGTCAATTCCAAGAAAATCTGGTTTGTCATTGCTGCGGTCGCCGTGGCTCTGTCCATTCTGGTTCCGGTCGCCAAGGGCGGTTTCAACCTCGGGATCGAGTTCCGGGGTGGCTCGGAGTTCACCGTTTCCAACGTGAGCACCACAGATGCCGCACTGGGTGAGAAAGCCGTCCATGATGTTGTGCCGGGAGCCATCCCGCGTGTTGCCAACGTGGCAGGCAACACCATGCGCATTCAAACGGACCAGTTGACCGATGACGAGACGAACCGGATCAAGGATGGCCTCACCAGCGCTTACGGCGTGACGGAAAACGAGGTGACGTCCAACTTCGTTGGGCCAACCTGGGGACAGGATGTTACGCGTCAAGCCCTCATTGGCCTGGTGGTCTTCGTTGGGTTGGCAGCTGTCCTGATGGCGCTGTATTTCAGGACCTGGAAAATGTCGTTGTCAGCACTTGTTGGCATGCTCGTCACCATGTTCACCACGGCGGGCGTTTACGCACTGAGCGATTTTGAAGTCACGCCGTCGGCGATCATCGGCTTCCTGACCGTCCTGAGCTACTCGCTGTATGACACGGTGGTTGTCTTCGACAAGATCCGGGAAAACACCGCGGATATTTCAACGTCAACACGGCGTACATTCAGCGAAGAAGTTAATCTTGCTGTCAACCAAACCCTGGTCCGCTCCATCAACACCATGATGGTGGCCATCCTCCCTGTTGCGGCAATCCTCTTCATAGGTGCCGGACTGTTGGGTGCAGGCACGCTGCGGGATCTTTCCCTGGCCTTGTTCGTGGGCATCCTCATCGGAACCGCTGCAACGATTTTCATCGCAGCTCCGCTCTACGCATGGTTGCGCCAGAGCGAGCCTGAGCTTGTAAAGCAAGCCAAGAAGGTTGCCCATCGCAGGAACGAAGCAGCAGTCCAGGCTTGA
- the secD gene encoding protein translocase subunit SecD, giving the protein MARTGPKNSARRVLTWLGAIFVVLTAVLAGGVVTGNASWAPKLALDLEGGTQMILAPRVEGSSEINEEQLNQAVAIIRQRVDGSGVAEAEISTQSGRNVVVSLPGTPSKETRDLIQASADMNFRPVITYGDPAPVPAEQRTPEDQLPKPTAEPANASDVNWVTADIVREFEALDCVNPSPEKRDRSDPAKPLVTCEAATDKTPAIKYILGPVEVKGQDISDSTFTQVQGAQGSVTNTWGVNIVFNADATAKFKAVTERLNQFYAAAQAQGTDDPKAQFAIVLDDKVLSAPRALAVITDGKPQITGNFTQASAKALSDQLRYGALPISFEIQSQEQISATLGGDQLRLGLLAGMIGLLLVVVYSLFQYRALGLVTIASLVVAGVLTYLAIAILGWTENYRLSLAGVAGLIVAIGQTADSFIVYFERIRDELREGRGLVSAVENGWKRAKRTVLASKAVNLLAALVLYFVAVGNVRGFAFTLGLTALADLLVVFMFTHPMLQVLARTKFFGEGHRFSGLSPDRLGAVPLYRGAGRLRTPAEKPSVVRPRNTGAAAEAERRMTIAERRLAEKGQLTGTSNGTKEEK; this is encoded by the coding sequence ATGGCACGGACCGGCCCCAAAAACTCAGCCCGCAGGGTGCTGACCTGGCTTGGAGCAATTTTCGTTGTATTGACCGCCGTCCTGGCTGGCGGAGTAGTAACTGGCAATGCCAGTTGGGCTCCCAAGCTTGCTCTGGACCTCGAAGGCGGAACCCAGATGATCCTGGCCCCCAGGGTAGAGGGTTCCAGTGAGATCAATGAGGAGCAACTCAACCAGGCAGTTGCCATCATCCGGCAGCGTGTGGACGGCTCCGGTGTTGCCGAGGCCGAAATCAGCACTCAGTCGGGCCGGAACGTTGTGGTCAGTCTTCCGGGAACACCGTCGAAGGAAACCCGCGACTTGATCCAGGCTTCGGCTGATATGAACTTCCGTCCTGTGATCACCTATGGTGACCCGGCGCCTGTGCCAGCGGAGCAGCGGACCCCTGAGGACCAGCTTCCCAAGCCCACAGCGGAGCCTGCAAATGCCAGTGACGTCAACTGGGTTACTGCGGATATCGTCAGGGAATTTGAAGCCCTCGACTGTGTGAACCCCTCACCGGAAAAGCGCGACCGTTCGGATCCGGCCAAACCGCTGGTAACCTGCGAGGCTGCCACGGACAAGACTCCGGCCATCAAGTACATCCTCGGGCCCGTTGAGGTCAAGGGACAGGACATCAGCGATTCCACCTTCACCCAGGTTCAGGGTGCCCAGGGTTCGGTGACCAATACCTGGGGCGTGAACATTGTCTTCAACGCCGATGCCACGGCAAAGTTCAAGGCAGTCACTGAGCGCCTCAACCAGTTCTATGCTGCGGCTCAGGCCCAGGGTACTGATGATCCCAAGGCACAGTTCGCGATTGTCCTGGACGACAAAGTGCTCTCCGCGCCGCGGGCCTTGGCTGTCATCACTGACGGAAAACCCCAGATCACTGGCAACTTCACCCAGGCGTCCGCGAAGGCCCTCTCGGATCAGCTCCGTTATGGCGCACTGCCCATCAGCTTTGAGATCCAATCACAGGAGCAAATTTCCGCCACGCTCGGTGGTGACCAACTTCGGCTCGGGCTTCTGGCAGGCATGATCGGGCTCTTGCTCGTTGTTGTCTACTCGCTCTTCCAATACCGGGCACTTGGCCTGGTGACCATCGCTTCCCTTGTGGTGGCCGGCGTGCTGACCTACCTGGCGATCGCCATCCTTGGATGGACGGAAAACTACCGTCTGTCCTTGGCCGGTGTGGCCGGTCTGATCGTGGCTATCGGCCAGACCGCGGACTCGTTCATTGTCTACTTCGAACGCATCAGAGATGAGCTCCGTGAAGGACGTGGATTGGTCTCTGCCGTGGAGAACGGCTGGAAGCGGGCAAAGCGTACCGTTCTGGCGTCCAAGGCCGTCAACCTTCTGGCAGCCCTGGTTCTCTACTTCGTCGCTGTTGGAAACGTCCGGGGCTTTGCCTTTACTCTTGGCCTGACTGCGCTGGCTGACCTCCTGGTGGTGTTCATGTTCACCCACCCCATGCTGCAGGTTCTCGCGCGCACCAAGTTCTTTGGTGAAGGCCACCGTTTCTCGGGTCTTTCTCCTGACCGGCTGGGCGCTGTTCCGCTCTACCGCGGCGCCGGACGACTTCGCACGCCTGCCGAAAAGCCCTCGGTGGTCCGCCCGCGCAACACCGGTGCGGCCGCAGAGGCCGAACGTCGCATGACCATCGCCGAGAGGCGCCTTGCCGAGAAGGGCCAGCTCACTGGCACTTCAAACGGCACCAAGGAGGAGAAGTAA
- the yajC gene encoding preprotein translocase subunit YajC gives MTILLFVMLGLFVFMMFRRNKKTQQQQAEMQSKFAPGVDVMTSFGLFGRIVSIDEAENKVVIELSPGNQATVHRQAVTKVVEATPEEAPVVPDDASSLTPAQTEAPAAVETPEETIARLNKEDKKDN, from the coding sequence ATGACCATATTGCTGTTCGTCATGCTTGGACTCTTTGTCTTCATGATGTTCCGCCGCAACAAGAAGACCCAGCAGCAGCAGGCTGAAATGCAGTCAAAGTTTGCCCCGGGCGTCGACGTCATGACCAGCTTCGGTCTCTTTGGCCGCATCGTGTCCATCGACGAAGCCGAGAACAAAGTAGTAATTGAGCTCTCCCCGGGCAACCAGGCCACGGTTCACCGCCAGGCTGTCACCAAGGTGGTAGAGGCTACTCCCGAAGAGGCACCGGTTGTCCCGGACGACGCTTCTTCCCTGACCCCCGCGCAGACCGAAGCGCCTGCCGCCGTCGAGACGCCGGAAGAGACCATTGCGCGCCTCAACAAAGAGGACAAGAAGGACAACTAG
- the ruvB gene encoding Holliday junction branch migration DNA helicase RuvB, giving the protein MAEQSLVSGGEEPEERVIEAALRPKNLHDFVGQHRVRKQLALVLEASKMRGRSADHVLMSGPPGLGKTTLAMIIAAEMNAPLRISSGPAIQHAGDLAAILSSLSEGEVLFLDEIHRMSRPAEEMLYMAMEDFRVDIVVGKGAGATAIPLELPPFTLVGATTRAGLLPGPLRDRFGFTGHLEFYSVAELELVLRRSAGLLDLKVNSAGFTEIAGRSRGTPRIANRLLRRVRDWALVHGIDQIDARSASAALDMYEVDERGLDRLDRSVLEALITKFNGGPVGLSTLAIAVGEEPETVETVAEPFLVREGLLGRTPRGRIAMASAWTHLGYAVPAGVFGQETLALFGEDENHAESVDTIG; this is encoded by the coding sequence GTGGCTGAGCAGTCACTCGTCAGCGGGGGAGAGGAACCGGAAGAGCGGGTCATTGAGGCCGCCCTCCGCCCTAAAAACCTGCATGATTTCGTGGGACAGCACCGGGTCCGTAAGCAGCTCGCTCTGGTCCTTGAGGCCTCAAAAATGCGGGGCCGCAGCGCAGATCATGTGCTGATGTCCGGCCCTCCAGGACTCGGGAAAACCACCCTTGCCATGATCATTGCAGCTGAAATGAACGCGCCGCTGCGCATCAGCAGCGGGCCGGCCATTCAGCACGCAGGAGATCTGGCCGCCATCCTCTCCTCGCTCTCGGAGGGTGAGGTCCTGTTCCTGGACGAAATACACCGCATGTCCAGGCCGGCGGAGGAAATGCTGTACATGGCCATGGAGGACTTCCGCGTGGACATTGTGGTGGGCAAAGGCGCCGGTGCAACGGCCATTCCCTTGGAACTGCCGCCTTTCACGCTGGTGGGCGCCACCACCAGGGCTGGACTTCTCCCCGGTCCGCTGAGGGACCGTTTTGGATTCACCGGGCACCTGGAATTCTATTCAGTGGCAGAACTTGAGCTTGTCCTCCGGCGCTCAGCAGGGCTTCTGGACCTGAAGGTCAACTCCGCGGGATTTACGGAGATAGCAGGGCGGTCCAGAGGAACACCGCGTATTGCCAACAGACTCCTGCGCCGCGTCAGGGACTGGGCTTTGGTTCACGGCATTGATCAAATTGATGCGCGTTCGGCGTCAGCTGCCCTGGACATGTACGAAGTTGATGAGCGCGGCCTGGACAGGCTTGACCGCTCTGTTCTCGAAGCCCTCATCACCAAGTTCAACGGCGGCCCCGTGGGCTTGTCCACTCTGGCCATCGCCGTAGGCGAGGAACCCGAAACCGTGGAGACTGTTGCTGAGCCGTTCCTGGTACGTGAAGGACTTTTGGGACGTACGCCGCGAGGACGAATCGCCATGGCGTCAGCTTGGACCCACCTTGGCTACGCCGTGCCGGCCGGAGTCTTCGGTCAGGAGACGCTGGCGCTGTTTGGTGAGGACGAAAACCACGCCGAAAGCGTCGATACCATCGGTTAA
- the ruvA gene encoding Holliday junction branch migration protein RuvA, with protein sequence MISFLRGTVAHVGLSTAVIDLNGAGMSVFATPQTLSHLKTGSEAKLFTSMIVREDSLTLFGFADDDEREVFDVLLSVSGVGPRLALAVLAVHEPEAIRVAAHTGDSKTFTKVPGIGPKVAGRIVLELAGKLVPHGTGTGTAPVAAANAEWKPQVVAAMTSLGWSEKDANGSIDKAMADSPELVDAGNVAQILRATLRWLGQDGARAGNRVGSRG encoded by the coding sequence TTGATCAGTTTTCTCCGTGGAACCGTAGCCCACGTTGGTTTGTCCACCGCTGTAATTGACCTCAATGGTGCGGGGATGAGCGTCTTCGCCACACCGCAGACCTTGAGCCACCTCAAAACAGGGTCCGAGGCCAAGCTCTTCACGTCCATGATTGTCCGCGAGGATTCACTGACCCTGTTCGGTTTCGCCGACGACGACGAACGCGAGGTCTTCGACGTCCTGCTGAGCGTCAGCGGTGTAGGCCCGCGTTTGGCTCTGGCCGTTCTGGCAGTGCATGAACCCGAGGCCATCCGGGTGGCGGCGCACACCGGTGACAGCAAAACGTTCACCAAGGTACCGGGAATCGGTCCCAAGGTGGCCGGCCGGATTGTCCTGGAACTTGCCGGGAAGCTGGTTCCCCACGGCACGGGTACCGGCACCGCTCCGGTGGCCGCCGCCAACGCCGAATGGAAGCCTCAGGTTGTGGCGGCCATGACAAGCCTGGGATGGTCCGAGAAGGACGCCAATGGCAGCATCGACAAAGCCATGGCTGATTCCCCGGAACTCGTGGACGCAGGAAACGTGGCCCAGATTCTCCGGGCTACGCTGCGCTGGCTTGGCCAGGACGGCGCACGTGCAGGCAACCGCGTAGGCAGCCGTGGCTGA
- the ruvC gene encoding crossover junction endodeoxyribonuclease RuvC, whose product MTLRVLGVDPGLTRCGIGVVDIEKNRRATMVAVGVVGTSAELTLDKRLLVIAQAIDEWLDLHTPDVVAVERVFSQMNVSTVMGVAQASGVVIVAAARRGIPVALHTPSEVKAAVTGSGTSNKDAVTKLVTKILRLDAPPKPADAADALALALTHAWRAGSGMGSAGAANGSGGLTPAQKAWADAEAKARRKR is encoded by the coding sequence TTGACTCTTCGCGTATTGGGAGTCGATCCGGGCCTTACCCGTTGCGGCATAGGTGTTGTGGACATCGAGAAAAACCGCAGGGCAACCATGGTTGCCGTGGGGGTGGTGGGCACCTCTGCTGAACTGACGCTGGATAAGAGACTGCTGGTCATTGCCCAGGCCATTGATGAATGGCTGGACCTGCACACCCCGGACGTCGTGGCGGTTGAACGTGTGTTCTCGCAGATGAACGTCAGCACGGTGATGGGTGTAGCCCAGGCCTCCGGTGTGGTGATTGTTGCTGCCGCGAGGCGCGGCATCCCCGTTGCGCTGCACACACCTTCTGAGGTCAAGGCGGCAGTAACGGGCAGCGGTACGTCGAACAAGGATGCAGTGACCAAGCTGGTAACGAAGATTCTCCGCCTGGATGCGCCGCCAAAGCCTGCTGATGCCGCCGACGCGCTGGCGCTGGCCCTGACCCACGCTTGGCGTGCCGGCAGTGGAATGGGCTCAGCGGGTGCCGCGAACGGCAGCGGTGGTCTTACCCCTGCCCAGAAAGCATGGGCGGACGCCGAAGCAAAAGCGCGCCGGAAACGCTGA
- a CDS encoding YebC/PmpR family DNA-binding transcriptional regulator, which translates to MSGHSKWATTKHKKAIIDGRRAKSFAKLIKNIEVAARMGGPDLAGNPGLELAVTKAKKTSVPNDNIDRAIKRGAGLTGEVVDYTEIMYEARGPQGSALLIECLTDNKNRAASEVRLAISRNGGTIADPGSVSYLFARKGVVVLPKNGLSEDDILMAVLDAGAEEVKDSGENWEIHSEPSDLQAIRDALKEAGIDYDTDEAEFVPSMQVDLDVEGAKKFMKLVDALEDLDDVQNVYSNADLSEEVQAALDAE; encoded by the coding sequence ATGTCAGGCCACTCCAAATGGGCGACCACCAAGCACAAGAAAGCCATCATTGACGGCAGGCGTGCAAAGTCGTTCGCGAAGCTGATCAAGAACATTGAAGTTGCCGCCCGCATGGGAGGGCCGGACCTCGCCGGCAACCCGGGGCTTGAACTTGCCGTCACGAAGGCCAAGAAAACTTCGGTTCCCAACGACAACATCGATCGCGCCATCAAACGTGGGGCAGGCCTCACCGGTGAAGTGGTGGACTACACCGAGATCATGTACGAGGCCCGCGGCCCGCAGGGTTCGGCATTGCTGATCGAATGTCTGACAGACAACAAGAACCGCGCCGCCTCCGAGGTGCGCCTTGCTATCTCACGCAACGGCGGCACCATCGCCGATCCCGGTTCCGTGAGCTACCTCTTTGCCCGTAAGGGTGTTGTTGTCTTGCCCAAGAACGGCCTCAGTGAGGATGACATCCTGATGGCGGTTCTGGATGCCGGAGCCGAGGAAGTCAAGGACAGCGGCGAGAACTGGGAAATTCACTCCGAGCCTTCGGACCTCCAGGCCATCCGCGATGCCCTGAAAGAGGCGGGCATCGACTACGACACCGATGAAGCCGAGTTTGTCCCCTCCATGCAGGTTGACCTGGATGTTGAAGGCGCCAAGAAGTTCATGAAGCTCGTGGATGCCCTTGAAGATCTGGACGATGTCCAGAACGTCTACAGCAATGCGGACCTCAGCGAGGAAGTTCAGGCCGCCCTCGACGCCGAATAG